A region of Mustela nigripes isolate SB6536 chromosome 18, MUSNIG.SB6536, whole genome shotgun sequence DNA encodes the following proteins:
- the HELT gene encoding hairy and enhancer of split-related protein HELT isoform X2, whose product MSDKLKERKRTPVSHKVIEKRRRDRINRCLNELGKTVPMALAKQSSGKLEKAEILEMTVQYLRALHSADFPRGREKELLTEFANYFHYGYHECMKNLVHYLTTVERMETKDTKYARILAFLQSKARLGAEPAFQPLGSLPEPDFSYQLHPAGPELAGHSPGEASVFPQGAAPGPFPWPHSTARSPALPYLPSAPVPLPSPAQQHSPFLAPVQGLDRHYLNLIGHAHPNALNLHPSQHPPVL is encoded by the exons ATGTCAGACAAGCTCAAGGAACGCAAA AGAACCCCCGTTTCCCACAAAGTGATAGAAAAGCGGAGGAGGGACCGGATTAACCGCTGCTTGAACGAGCTGGGCAAGACTGTGCCCATGGCCCTGGCGAAGCAG AGTTCCGGGAAGCTGGAGAAGGCGGAGATCCTGGAGATGACCGTTCAGTACCTGAGAGCCCTGCACTCGGCTGATTTTCCTCGGGGAAGGGAAAAAG AACTGCTAACGGAGTTCGCCAACTACTTCCACTACGGCTACCACGAGTGCATGAAGAACCTGGTGCATTACCTCACCACCGTGGAGCGGATGGAGACCAAGGACACCAAGTACGCGCGCATCCTCGCCTTCTTGCAGTCCAAAGCCCGCTTGGGCGCCGAGCCCGCCTTCCAGCCGCTAGGTTCGCTCCCGGAGCCGGATTTCTCCTATCAGCTACACCCAGCCGGGCCCGAACTCGCGGGCCACAGCCCCGGGGAGGCTTCCGTGTTCCCGCAGGGTGCTGCCCCCGGGCCCTTCCCTTGGCCGCACAGCACCGCCCGCAGCCCGGCACTGCCCTACCTGCCCAGCGCGCCCGTCCCGCTCCCGAGCCCTGCGCAACAGCACAGCCCCTTCCTAGCGCCAGTGCAGGGGCTGGACCGGCACTACCTCAACCTGATCGGCCACGCCCACCCCAACGCCCTCAACCTGCACCCCTCCCAGCACCCCCCGGTGCTCTGA
- the HELT gene encoding hairy and enhancer of split-related protein HELT isoform X1 codes for MSDKLKERKRTPVSHKVIEKRRRDRINRCLNELGKTVPMALAKQSSGKLEKAEILEMTVQYLRALHSADFPRGREKAELLTEFANYFHYGYHECMKNLVHYLTTVERMETKDTKYARILAFLQSKARLGAEPAFQPLGSLPEPDFSYQLHPAGPELAGHSPGEASVFPQGAAPGPFPWPHSTARSPALPYLPSAPVPLPSPAQQHSPFLAPVQGLDRHYLNLIGHAHPNALNLHPSQHPPVL; via the exons ATGTCAGACAAGCTCAAGGAACGCAAA AGAACCCCCGTTTCCCACAAAGTGATAGAAAAGCGGAGGAGGGACCGGATTAACCGCTGCTTGAACGAGCTGGGCAAGACTGTGCCCATGGCCCTGGCGAAGCAG AGTTCCGGGAAGCTGGAGAAGGCGGAGATCCTGGAGATGACCGTTCAGTACCTGAGAGCCCTGCACTCGGCTGATTTTCCTCGGGGAAGGGAAAAAG CAGAACTGCTAACGGAGTTCGCCAACTACTTCCACTACGGCTACCACGAGTGCATGAAGAACCTGGTGCATTACCTCACCACCGTGGAGCGGATGGAGACCAAGGACACCAAGTACGCGCGCATCCTCGCCTTCTTGCAGTCCAAAGCCCGCTTGGGCGCCGAGCCCGCCTTCCAGCCGCTAGGTTCGCTCCCGGAGCCGGATTTCTCCTATCAGCTACACCCAGCCGGGCCCGAACTCGCGGGCCACAGCCCCGGGGAGGCTTCCGTGTTCCCGCAGGGTGCTGCCCCCGGGCCCTTCCCTTGGCCGCACAGCACCGCCCGCAGCCCGGCACTGCCCTACCTGCCCAGCGCGCCCGTCCCGCTCCCGAGCCCTGCGCAACAGCACAGCCCCTTCCTAGCGCCAGTGCAGGGGCTGGACCGGCACTACCTCAACCTGATCGGCCACGCCCACCCCAACGCCCTCAACCTGCACCCCTCCCAGCACCCCCCGGTGCTCTGA